The sequence below is a genomic window from Armatimonadota bacterium.
GGGGTAAAATTATGGAGCCGATTATCCGCCTAGCGGCTGATGGGTTCCCAGTTTATCCGGGGTTGGCTGTGCAACTCGAAGGACTGAAGAATGGCGCAGACGAAGATTCGATAGCAACAATGTTTCCCGATGGCAGCATACCACAGGAGGGCGAAATCTGGGTGCAATCGGATTTGGCTCGCCTATTGGAGACGCTAGCCTCCGATCCTCATTCTTTCTATGTTGGGGAAATTGCAGAAAGAATTGTAAACCGCGTTCAATCATTGGGTGGTATACTCACTTTAAATGATATGGCAGAATACAAGGCACAGGTCTGCAAGCCATTAGTTCTTGAATACAGAGGAAAACAAGTTCATGCTTGTCCAGCACTATCAGGCAGTCCAACCGCACTTGAGATTCTGTCGGTACTTAAGGTGTTGAGCCCAGAGCCATACTCGCCGGACGATCCAAAATACTGGGCAAATCTCGCAGATACGCTAGTCCTAGCTTGGAGAGATCGGTTCAAATATATCGGCGATGTTCCTGGCATTGAGCGAAAAATTCGATGGTTGATTTCCAGTAAACATGCTGGCAAGCTCGCTAGAAGGATTAAAAAGGGGCCAGTTGCTCGCCGACGGCGCCAATCTGAAATAGTGGGCTGCACGGTAAGCCTGGTGGCTTGTGATTCCGAGCGTAATATGGTTGCCCTAACGCAGACTCATGGTGGTGGATGGGGTGCGAAGGTTGGCGTTCCTGGCCTTGGTATTGTTTTAAACCATGGAATGTCGCGTTTTGATCCGAGGCCAGGGTTTCCAAACTCTGTCGGCTCAGGGAAGGCCGTGATGCATAACATGTCGCCGCTAATCGTTACTAGCAACGGTAATCCAGTTGCAGCTTTTGGACTTCCAGGGGGCCGCATGATACCCAACATGGTGGCTCAGTTTGCGGTAAATATCATCGACTTTGATATGACACCTGCGGAAACACTTAATCGCCCGAGGATACACACTCATCTTGCAGGAATGCTTGTTGAGAAGCATCTGCCGGAGACTGCGAGGGAGGCGATGAAGGCACGTGGGCATGTGCTGGAGGAGCGCGAAACGCTTGCCGGCCTCGCTTCATGCGTACGAATAGATGGCAGTCAAATTGTAGGTGCTTCGGGCGCTGGGGTGGAGGGCGCAGCAGGGGTTCTGGAATAATTACTAGTCATTGGCTTCTAATAAATTAGCCAAATAGCAATAAGTGAAAGAATGACCCCGAGCCACTGGCTGTGCGAAAGTTTTTCTTTCCATGCGACCATAGAGAGGGTTGCCGTAAGAACTAGGTTGCCAAGGTTCCTTACAGGGAAGGCAACTATTCCAGGGATGTGCTGAAGCGCAATCAAGAAAAAGAGCAAGCTTAGTGCACCGCTAAATCCCATGAACAAACCTATTTTTCGGTCGGTCATTGTTGTTTTTCCGCCTTGCATCTTTAGGAGAATCAACCCCATTGTCATTGGAACTGCGTAGTACATTAGCATATATAAATCACGGTAGGCGTCCAACCTGCATTCATGAAGCGCTTTGTTTGCCACATGGAGCAGACCTGTCAGCATGAATGCAACCATGAGGAGAAGAAAGCTCATTAACCCATGCCTCCATTTCTTGTTTCGTGCCTGCCAAAAAGAATAAGTGCCAAAGCAATTAGCACAAGGCCAACAATCTGCTTGTGATTCGGTTGCTCGTGCCAGACGAAGATAGAGGCCAATACGGGAAATGCTATCGCCAGGCTGATAACTGTCCAGGATGTTGAAAGCTGACCGTAGCCTATGTGATAAAAAAATGCCAAAGTTGCAAAGAAAACCATAAACCCTGAAATTGAACCTAAAATAATAGCCTGAATGTTTAGCGACAATTCATGCTTTATAAGAGTATAGGTGATTACGGTTAGGGTAGAGCCAATGTACATCCAAACGTTTACGGCTTGGACATTCGAATTTCGGCGTGTTGCTATCTTGTAGCTCATAGCAAAGCCAGTGTTGAAGATGATTGATAAGATCAAGAATAAAACCATGATAGATTTTTCTGATTAGTTATTTATTCGCATTTAGCGCTTTTTCTCTTGCCATATGGAAGAAAAAGGGCTATTTAGAGTTGGGATCTCATGCCACCATTGTAAGCGCCCCAAGTAGTAAATGGCAAGATGTGAAAGAAGGTTAGCTCAGCAGTATAACGGGTAATATCTTGAGTGGCGATTTCTTAGCATTTTAATTGCCGAAACGAAGCGGCCCATGCTAGAATAAATGAGCATTGGGCCAGGTTACATTTTGAAGGAGAAGAGCAATATGGAGATGTATGGCATTGTCATGGCAGGCGGCGGAGGCACACGATTGTGGCCAAAGTCTCGAGAAAACTTCCCTAAGCAGATACATCCTCTGGTGGGAGAGAAGCCGCTTGTGCAGGCTATGACAGATAGATTATCCGCAATTCTTGGCGAGGACAAGGTCTACATTATAACTAATGCCCATCATGTAGATTTAATCTGCGAAGCAACCGCGCGGAAGCCCGATGTGGTGTTTATCGATCCTTATAGGCGCGATACAGCACCTTGCATAGGCCTTGCGGCAGCATATATAAGCCTAATAGACCCAGAGGCAATTTTAGGGGTTTTCCCGTCAGACCATTATATTTCGGGTGATGAAGAGTTTGCACAAACTATACTGGCTGCGAAAAAGCTAGCGGAAATGGGAAAAGTGGTCACAATTGGTATACCTCCGACAGCCCCTGAAACAGGATATGGTTATATTCAAATAGAGCCCGAGTACGAAGTCATTAAAGGATGCGAGGTTCATAAGGCAAAACGATTTGTTGAAAAGCCTGACCTTCCGACTGCTAAACGATATGTTGAGAGTGGTGATTATCTTTGGAATAGCGGCATGTTTGTATGGAGTGTGCCAAAAATTATGGAGCTCTTTGCTCTTCATTTGCCGGATATTCATGAGCGGTTAATGCGAATAAAAGATGCCGTCGGCGGAGAAAATGAAACCGACGTCCTTCATCGTGAGTATGAAGCAATGCGTCGGATTTCCGTTGATTATGGAATAATGGAGAAACTCGACGATATTATGGTCGTGCGGGCAACGTTTGGTTGGAATGACATTGGTAGTTGGACGGCAGTAAGCGACATAATGCCAAAGGACGAATACGGAAACGCAGTTAACGCTTTTCACATAGGAGTAGATACGACCAATAACTTGGTTGTTGGTTCGGAGGACAAGCTAATTGCAACCATTGGGCTTGATGATATGATCATTGTTGATACCGAAGACGCGCTCCTTGTTTGTCCGAAAGACCGTGCGCAGGATGTGAAAAAGTTAGTAGAGTTATTGAAAGAGCGGGGTTTGGAGAAATATCTGTGAAGTTATTTCCAAGTAGACATAAAAGTCCTAGTTTCAGCGCAAAGCTTGCAAGGCTTCTAATCCTCTAATAATGCAAAGGTAAACTCTGGCCGTAAAAATGGACATCCGCAAGGGCATTGTACAAGTTTATACGGGAAATGGAAAAGGTAAGACAACCGCTGCGTGGGGACTTGCGCTTAGAGCTATTGGGCGTGGGCTTAGGGTGGCAGTTGTGCAATTTCTGAAGCCTGGTAAATCAGGAGAGGTTTTAGCCGCAGAGCGCCTTGGGTCAGCAATTTCAGTTTTTGGACGAACATCGCCTTTTGATCCGAATGTCAACCAACGTGAATCAGCAGTCCTTCGTGAGGAAAGCCGTCAAAATTGGGCGCAGGCGGTTGAAATAATCGAATCTGGCGAGTATGACATGGTCATTTTGGATGAAATGTGCATAGTGCTTCATTATGGTTTTGTCAATACTGAGGAAGTATTAGCAATTCTCAATCGGCGTCCACCTTGGGTCGATATCATTTTAACAGGTAGGTATGCGCCTAAGGAGCTTGTGGATGCCGCCGACCTTGTGACAGAAATGGTTGAAATAAAGCATCCTGGAAATTCAAGACAGGGGATTGAATATTAGATAATAAGCAAGAGGAGCTATAGGCAAAGTGACAGGCAGAGAGAGGTTTCTGACTGCTCTTAGGCGGGGGCAGCCTGACAGGGTTCCAATTTGGGAGCTCATTATAAACGAACCCACACTTTCTGCACTCTATGGGAATATAGGTTATTTTGCTTTGGCCGAGAAGCTTGACTTAGATGCAATTACGGTTTTTGAAGATCATCACCGGGAGGATTTGGGCGGCGGCTATTTCCGCGACGAATGGGGCATTGTGTGGGGAGTGGAGCCATGTGGAGTCGCTTATCCAGCTGGCCATCCGCTGAAAAGTCCAGCGGACCTAGATTCTTATAAGCCCCCCGACCCTTATGCTGACCACAGGTTGAAAACAGTTTCTGAGGCTGTTCGTCGCTTTAAAGGCGAAAAAGCTATTGTCCTCTGTGGACATGAGGCTTTCGAGTTTTCTCATTACCTTATTGGTCTTGAAAATCTCTTCGCCGCCTACATTGAGAACCCGGAGTTTGCCCATCGTCTGGCAAGAATGATAGTTGATTATAAGAAGGCAGTGCTTCAACGAGCGATTAATGAAGGGATAGATGCCGTAGTATGTGGAGATGACTATGCTTACCGAACAGCGCCCTTGATGTCTCCTGCTTTCTTTGAGGAGTTTTGTGTTCCTTATATAAAGGAAATGGTAAACACAGCTCATCAAGGTGGAGTTCCCCATATAAAGCACACCGATGGGAATATTTGGCCGATACTTGATATGATTGTTGCGACAGGGACAGATGCAATTGACCCACTCGAACCAATTGCTGGGATGGATATCGGGGAGGTTAAGGCAAAGTATGGCGACCGCGTTGCCGTTGTAGGAAATGTCGATTGTACTGAGGTCCTCCCGCACGGCACGCGGGAAGAGGTCATTGATGCAGTAAAGGAAACAATAGCGAAAGCTTCGGTTGGGGGCGGTCATGTAATTGCATCGAGTAACAGTATTCATCCCGGGGTTAAGCCAGAAAACTACTTGGCCATGGTTGAAGCAGCAAAGCAGTTTGGGCAATACCCTCTTGACGAGAAAATGGTATCGGAATACAAAACACATAAATATATCGCGAAGTATCTTCACAATAGCTAATGTCAATTGCTATAATAATAGTAAGGGGCGAAAGAAATGCGACTTCTGACACTTCTAAAAAGCAAAATCCACCGAGCAACTGTTACGGACGCTGATGTCAATTACATAGGAAGTATTACAATTGACCAAGACTTGATGGAGCGTGCAGACATAAAGAAGGGTGAACTTGTGCATGTCTGGAACGTTACCAATGGTCAACGGTTTGAAACCTACGCAATTCCCGCGCCGAAGCGGTCTGGAGTCATCTGTGTAAATGGAGCCGCGGCACATCTTGTAAAGAAAGGAGATAAGGTAATAATTGTCTCCTTTGCCATTACTGATGAGGAAGTAACCCCCAAGCTTATTTTAGTCGACGAAGAAAACAAATTTCTAAGGTACCTTTAGCAAAATTTAGTTTTTGCTACGAATCTTAATTTACTTGACATGACCTCGTAATTGCCTCGTTCACTTGTTGATTGCTGAAGTTCAAATAAGCATTTGTCCGCGGTTACCCATGCTTTTTGGGTGAGTAGTTTTCCAAATTTGGTCGGTTTAGATGATTAGGAATTCCTGTCTCATCGGGTGGAGTCTGGCGAGGTAATACAAAGGATTGCAAATTGACACAGCCATGAACGAATTGCTACAATAAACCGTTTAAAAGGGAATCCTAATAAAATGGTGCCGAAGGTCGGGGTCGAACCGACATGAGGTTGCCCTCACCGGTTTTTGAGACCGGCGCGTCTGCCAATTCCGCCACTTCGGCACTGAGCAAATTATAACCCATTTCACGTCGGTTGTCAATGAGGAGGCCGCCCTTTATGAAAAAAACAATTGCCGTTGCTTTGATTATTGTGTTGGTGCTTGTTCTTGTTTTTGTTTCCTTTGTGATTATTGCGCTGACGGCAGGTAAGGGTGGCACCATACCCAGATTTGGATACAAGGTTGGATTAGTTCGAATTGAGGGAGTAATTTTCTCGGGAAGTGGTCAGGGGGGACTTTTCGGTGATCAAGGTGCAGCTTCGGAAAGAGTGATTCGGGCGCTTGAGCGTGCGAGAAAAGACAATTCCATAAAATCGCTCGTCATCAGGATTAATAGTCCTGGGGGAAGCGCTGCAGCCTCACAAGAGATATACAACGAGATTTTACGCGTTCGACGGTCAGGCAAGAAGGTTACAGTCTCGATGGGCGATGTTGCTGCTTCTGGAGGATACTACGTTTCGGCTGCTGCAGACCGAATATATGCTAACCCTGCAACTATAACTGGCAGCATTGGGGTAGTCATGGAAATCGCCGATCTCCATGTCCTTCTTAATCGTTTGGGAATTGAATTGGGATCAATTAAGAGCGGGAAGCACAAGGATATGGGGAGTATATCGCGTCCCCTTACTCCTGAAGAGCGGAAAATTCTCCAGGGGTTGATAAACGATGTTTTTGAGCAGTTTGTAAGAGACGTTCACAAAGGCCGGAAACTTCCACTTGAAAAGGTAAGAGAACTTGCTGACGGGCGCATTTTTACCGGCAGTCAGGCGAAAGCATTGAAGTTGGTGGATGAGCTTGGCGGTCTCGAGGATGCGCTCAAGGCAGCGGCGCGCGATGCGGGAATAAAGGGGGAGTTCGAGGTCAAAGAGTATTATGAACAAAGAGGTCTCTTGGGTCAACTAATAAGTGAAGCAGAATCAAGCTTTACCAGCCAGTCTCGCGCTAAATTTCTTATGGGATTAGCGCGAAGATTACTGCGCGTGGATAATTTCAACTCGCTATCCCATCCTGATTACTGAACTACAGATATAAAACCAATATTTGATTGTTCTGGCTAATTGGGGTTGGGAATTAATCTTTTTTGTTTGGCGTTAGATATGAGTTTTAAAATGAGCAAAGGTAAGGTCATTCTTATAGACGGAAACAGCCTTCTATACAGAGCTTTCTTTGCCCTACCACACTTTTCTACATTGGAAAATCAGCCAACGAATGCAATTTACGGGCTTGCA
It includes:
- a CDS encoding gamma-glutamyltransferase family protein, with amino-acid sequence MGKAVDVVSKFGMVASDNALASQVGRDILQAGGNAIDAAVATALALCVVKPASNGIGGYGGQMVIYLSSKKRVVSIDYNTRAPKAATEGMFEIENNTKKYGLGEFAPVVNNANFVGPLAVSVPGTVAGLSLAAEKFGRLGWGKIMEPIIRLAADGFPVYPGLAVQLEGLKNGADEDSIATMFPDGSIPQEGEIWVQSDLARLLETLASDPHSFYVGEIAERIVNRVQSLGGILTLNDMAEYKAQVCKPLVLEYRGKQVHACPALSGSPTALEILSVLKVLSPEPYSPDDPKYWANLADTLVLAWRDRFKYIGDVPGIERKIRWLISSKHAGKLARRIKKGPVARRRRQSEIVGCTVSLVACDSERNMVALTQTHGGGWGAKVGVPGLGIVLNHGMSRFDPRPGFPNSVGSGKAVMHNMSPLIVTSNGNPVAAFGLPGGRMIPNMVAQFAVNIIDFDMTPAETLNRPRIHTHLAGMLVEKHLPETAREAMKARGHVLEERETLAGLASCVRIDGSQIVGASGAGVEGAAGVLE
- a CDS encoding DMT family transporter, whose amino-acid sequence is MSFLLLMVAFMLTGLLHVANKALHECRLDAYRDLYMLMYYAVPMTMGLILLKMQGGKTTMTDRKIGLFMGFSGALSLLFFLIALQHIPGIVAFPVRNLGNLVLTATLSMVAWKEKLSHSQWLGVILSLIAIWLIY
- a CDS encoding EamA family transporter, with product MVLFLILSIIFNTGFAMSYKIATRRNSNVQAVNVWMYIGSTLTVITYTLIKHELSLNIQAIILGSISGFMVFFATLAFFYHIGYGQLSTSWTVISLAIAFPVLASIFVWHEQPNHKQIVGLVLIALALILFGRHETRNGGMG
- a CDS encoding NTP transferase domain-containing protein; translation: MEMYGIVMAGGGGTRLWPKSRENFPKQIHPLVGEKPLVQAMTDRLSAILGEDKVYIITNAHHVDLICEATARKPDVVFIDPYRRDTAPCIGLAAAYISLIDPEAILGVFPSDHYISGDEEFAQTILAAKKLAEMGKVVTIGIPPTAPETGYGYIQIEPEYEVIKGCEVHKAKRFVEKPDLPTAKRYVESGDYLWNSGMFVWSVPKIMELFALHLPDIHERLMRIKDAVGGENETDVLHREYEAMRRISVDYGIMEKLDDIMVVRATFGWNDIGSWTAVSDIMPKDEYGNAVNAFHIGVDTTNNLVVGSEDKLIATIGLDDMIIVDTEDALLVCPKDRAQDVKKLVELLKERGLEKYL
- the cobO gene encoding cob(I)yrinic acid a,c-diamide adenosyltransferase translates to MDIRKGIVQVYTGNGKGKTTAAWGLALRAIGRGLRVAVVQFLKPGKSGEVLAAERLGSAISVFGRTSPFDPNVNQRESAVLREESRQNWAQAVEIIESGEYDMVILDEMCIVLHYGFVNTEEVLAILNRRPPWVDIILTGRYAPKELVDAADLVTEMVEIKHPGNSRQGIEY
- a CDS encoding uroporphyrinogen decarboxylase family protein, with translation MTGRERFLTALRRGQPDRVPIWELIINEPTLSALYGNIGYFALAEKLDLDAITVFEDHHREDLGGGYFRDEWGIVWGVEPCGVAYPAGHPLKSPADLDSYKPPDPYADHRLKTVSEAVRRFKGEKAIVLCGHEAFEFSHYLIGLENLFAAYIENPEFAHRLARMIVDYKKAVLQRAINEGIDAVVCGDDYAYRTAPLMSPAFFEEFCVPYIKEMVNTAHQGGVPHIKHTDGNIWPILDMIVATGTDAIDPLEPIAGMDIGEVKAKYGDRVAVVGNVDCTEVLPHGTREEVIDAVKETIAKASVGGGHVIASSNSIHPGVKPENYLAMVEAAKQFGQYPLDEKMVSEYKTHKYIAKYLHNS
- a CDS encoding aspartate 1-decarboxylase, encoding MRLLTLLKSKIHRATVTDADVNYIGSITIDQDLMERADIKKGELVHVWNVTNGQRFETYAIPAPKRSGVICVNGAAAHLVKKGDKVIIVSFAITDEEVTPKLILVDEENKFLRYL
- the sppA gene encoding signal peptide peptidase SppA → MKKTIAVALIIVLVLVLVFVSFVIIALTAGKGGTIPRFGYKVGLVRIEGVIFSGSGQGGLFGDQGAASERVIRALERARKDNSIKSLVIRINSPGGSAAASQEIYNEILRVRRSGKKVTVSMGDVAASGGYYVSAAADRIYANPATITGSIGVVMEIADLHVLLNRLGIELGSIKSGKHKDMGSISRPLTPEERKILQGLINDVFEQFVRDVHKGRKLPLEKVRELADGRIFTGSQAKALKLVDELGGLEDALKAAARDAGIKGEFEVKEYYEQRGLLGQLISEAESSFTSQSRAKFLMGLARRLLRVDNFNSLSHPDY